Proteins from one Sabethes cyaneus chromosome 2, idSabCyanKW18_F2, whole genome shotgun sequence genomic window:
- the LOC128737761 gene encoding tetratricopeptide repeat protein 36 homolog, whose product MTTLNRDCLSEHDRQVLESIFNPSQIGGEELLYNGKEEFPEDLQDRVEPNNPNIIESKKLELIAIQLAEDGKLPEAILQFTKAIQVAPERPAPWNNRAQAYRYLGNEKTALEDIEQALQLSNRSGRTGCRALCQRGVLRRKNNDLDGARADFEEAAKLGSKFARTQLIELNPYAALCNQMLREVMKVQ is encoded by the exons ATGACTACTCTAAACCGAGATTGTCTCAGCGAACACGACCGCCAGGTGCTGGAGTCGATCTTCAATCCGTCCCAGATTGGCGGAGAGGAACTGCTCTATAATGGCAAAGAAGAGTTTCCCGAAGACTTGCAAG ACCGAGTGGAACCAAACAACCCAAACATTATCGAATCGAAAAAACTAGAATTGATAGCAATCCAACTGGCTGAAGATGGTAAACTACCGGAAGCAATCCTACAGTTTACAAAAGCCATTCAAGTAGCACCGGAGCGGCCTGCGCCGTGGAATAATCGAGCCCAAGCTTACCGCTACTTAGGAAACGAAAAAA cGGCACTGGAAGACATCGAGCAGGCGCTACAGCTGTCAAATCGCAGCGGCCGAACGGGCTGCCGGGCGCTTTGCCAGCGCGGCGTACTGCGAAGAAAGAACAACGATCTGGACGGCGCCCGAGCCGACTTCGAGGAGGCGGCTAAGCTAGGCAGTAAATTTGCCCGCACGCAGCTGATCGAGCTAAACCCGTACGCGGCCCTGTGCAATCAAATGCTACGGGAGGTGATGAAGGTCCAGTGA